The DNA segment AGGGCTTTTGTATGTATTACAAGTTACTTGATCAAGGCAAATTTACCCGGCCGAAGTCTGAAGGATGTAAGTCTGTCAGTATAACATCGGCTCAACTTTCTATGTTGTTAGAGGGCATAGATATATAGGCTGAATATGTTGTATTTATTGGCATTACGGCTTGTTTGCGGCTTGTATTTGTGCTATAAAACGGTATGAATATTACTCCTCAAAAACTGCCTTCCGATATAAGTATTTTACAGGGAATCGTAACTAAACTTATGTTGGAAGTTTCGCTTCTTAATAGCGAGAATAAGTCTCTATCAGATCAACTTCGTCTTTTGAAGAAGAAGATGTACGGTAGTTCATCTGAGAAGTTATATAATCTTGTTGATCAGCTAGAGCTTCAGCTTGAGGATAATAAATCAGTAACAGCAGCATCTGAACTTCCCTTGTTGAAAGAAGAAGAAAAAACGAAGGATAAAGCCAAGCGTAAGCCGTTACCTTCGGACCTTCCTCGTGAAGATGTGGTGATAGAGCCGATAACACAATGCTCCCAATGTGGCGGTGATAACTTCCGTAAGATAGGTGATGATGTAACCGAGAAACTTGAGGTTAGACCTGCATCATTCTTCGTTAAGCGTTATATCCG comes from the Pseudomonadota bacterium genome and includes:
- a CDS encoding IS66 family transposase zinc-finger binding domain-containing protein, encoding MNITPQKLPSDISILQGIVTKLMLEVSLLNSENKSLSDQLRLLKKKMYGSSSEKLYNLVDQLELQLEDNKSVTAASELPLLKEEEKTKDKAKRKPLPSDLPREDVVIEPITQCSQCGGDNFRKIGDDVTEKLEVRPASFFVKRYIR